Proteins encoded in a region of the Inquilinus sp. KBS0705 genome:
- a CDS encoding helix-turn-helix transcriptional regulator, producing METANPNKQHIGRKISKIRELRGIKQEAFATELGLSQQTVSRLEQSEEIEDDLLEKIAVVLGVTPEGLKNFSEEAVFNIISNTFHNSSSDSSTLIASSLNYQPTFNTIEKIVDLYERLLASEREKNELLRNK from the coding sequence ATGGAAACAGCCAACCCTAATAAACAACACATCGGCAGAAAGATCAGTAAGATCAGAGAACTGAGAGGCATCAAGCAAGAAGCATTTGCGACTGAACTGGGCTTAAGCCAACAAACCGTTTCGCGCTTAGAGCAAAGTGAAGAAATCGAAGACGATCTATTGGAAAAAATCGCCGTTGTTCTTGGTGTCACTCCAGAAGGACTCAAGAATTTTAGTGAAGAAGCAGTTTTTAATATTATTTCAAATACTTTCCATAATTCCAGCAGTGACAGTTCGACCTTAATTGCCAGTTCATTAAACTATCAACCTACATTTAATACTATCGAAAAGATAGTAGATCTTTATGAACGCCTATTAGCAAGCGAACGTGAAAAAAACGAGCTTCTTAGGAATAAGTAG